The Streptomyces sp. NBC_00454 DNA segment CGCGTCAGCAGCTGGTACCCGGTGAGGCCGGCCAGCGGCAGCCCCGCGGCCTGCTGCCAGCTCAGGGAGACAGGCTTGTGCGCGAGGGCCCGTACGGGCACGGTGACGAACTCGGCGAAGGTGCCGCCGTGCACGTAGTCCTTGCGGGCGTAGGCGACGACCTCGTCGCCGGCCGTGAACTCGGGGGTGTCGATGCCCGCGTACTCCACGGTTCCGGCCACGTCCCAGCCGGGCACGACCGGGTACACGACGTCCATGAGCCCGTCGAGCCCGCCCGCCATGATCTTCCAGTCCACCGGGTTGACGGAGGCGCACCGGACCCGCACGAGGACCTCACCGGGTCCGACCTTGGGCAACGGGATCCGGCTCTCGGAGAGCACCTCCACTCCGCCGTACGTGTCGTACGTCATCGCCCGCATGGTGCCCTCTGCGTGTTCGGACATCGCCCTCGCCTCTCCGTGAACCGGTGGTGTCTGCCCCTTCCCCATCCCACCACGAAAAGCCGCGCCCGCCCGGGGAGGAGGGGCGGGCGCGGCGCGGCGTTGCGGCTGGTGGGGCTGTCTGGGGGCGGTGCCTACAGGGCGCGGTGGGCGGCGATCACGTCGGCGTAGTGGCGGCCGCTGGTCTTCACCGTGCGGCGCTGGGTGTCGTAGTCCACGTGGACCAGGCCGAAGCGCTTGTCGTAGCCGTAGGCCCATTCGAAGTTGTCGAGGAGGGACCAGGCGTAGTAGCCGGCCAGGGGTGCGCCGCGGCGGGCCGCGCGGGCGCAGGCGGCGAGGTGGGCGCTCAGGTACGCGGTGCGCTCCGGGTCGTGGACACTGCCGTCGGCGGAGACGGTGTCGGCGTAGGAGGACCCGTTCTCGGTGATGAGGATGCGACGGGCCCCGTACTCCTCGGTCAGCCGCATGATCAGGGTTTCCAGGCCGCCGGCGTCCACCTCCCAGTCCATTGCGGTGCGCGGGACGCCGGGCCGGTCGATCATGCGGGCGTGGGGGGCGGGGCCGTGCGGGTCGGCGGCGACTATTTGCGGGAAGTAGTAGTTCAGGCCGATCCAGTCGAGCGGGGCGGCGATGGTGTCGAGGTCGCCGGGCTGCTCGGGCAGGTCGACCCCGTAGACCTCCAGCATGTCGGCGGGGAAACCGCGGCCGTGGACGGGGTCGAGCCACCAGCGGTTGACGTGGCCGTCCATCCGCCGGGCGGCGGCCCGGTCGGACTCGCTGTCGCTCGCCGGCTCCACGGTGGAGAGGTTGTTGACGATGCCGATCTGCGCGCCGGGTGCTGCGGCACGGATCGCCTGTGCTGCCAGGCCGTGGCCGAGCAGCAGGTGGTAGGAGGCGCGGACGGCGGCCGTGAGGTCGGTCCAGCCGGGGGCCATCCTGCCTTCCAGGTGGCCGATCCACGCCGAGCACAGCGGCTCGTTGAGGGTGGCCCACTGGGTGACGCGGTCGCCGAGGCGTTCGGCGACCACGCCCGCGTACGAGGCAAAGTGCTCGGCGGTGGCCCGCTCGGGCCAACCGCCCCGGTCCTGGAGGGCCTGCGGGAGGTCCCAGTGGTAGAGGGTGACGGAGGGTTCGATCCCGGCGGCGAGCAGTCCGTCGATCAACTGGTCGTAGAAATCGAGCCCCTTGGCATTGACCGGGCCGTCGCCGCCGGGCACGACGCGCGGCCAGGCGACGGAGAGCCGGTAGGCGTTGGTGCCGAGCCCGCGCATCAGGCCGATGTCCTCGCGCCATCGGTGGTAGTGGTCGCAGGCGGTGTCTCCGGTGTGGCCTCCGTCGATGGCGCCGGGGGTGCGGGTGAAGGTGTCCCAGATGGAGGGGGCGCGGCCGTCCTCGGCCACGGCGCCCTCGATCTGGTAGGCGGAGGTCGCGGTGCCCCAGGCGAACTCGCGGGGCAGGGCTGCCAGGTCGATTGCGACCGCCGGGTCGAGGGCGGTCGGGCCGATGGCAGCGGTCTCGAAACGGGTTTCCGAAAGGGTCATTTGACGGCTCCTGCCGTGAGTCCGGCCACCAAGTACCGCTGAAGCAGGAGGAATCCGGCGACGACGGGGACGCTGACGACGAGCGAGGCGGCCATGATCTGATTCCAATAGACGTCGTTCTGCGTGGAGTAGCCCTGCAGTCCGATCGCGAGGGTGCGGGTCTCGTCGTTCGTCATCACGGAGGCGAAGAGCACCTCGCCCCAGGCGGTCATGAACGCGTAGACGGTGACGGCGACGATGCCGGGGACGGCGGCCGGGATCACGACCCTGAAGAGCGCCCCGAGCGGGCCGCAGCCGTCGACGGTGGCGGCCTCGTCGAGGTCGCGGGGCACCGAGTCGAAGTACCCGATGAGCATCCAGATGGAGAAGGGGAGGGAGAAGGTCAGGTAGGTGAGGATCAGCCCGCCCCGGGATCCGTACAGCGCGATCCCGGTGCTGTTGCCGATGTTCACGAAGATGAGGAACAGCGGGAGGAGGAAGAGGATCCCGGGGAACATCTGGGTGGACAGGACCGTCACGGTGAACAGGCGCTTGCCGCGGAAGCGGTAGCGGCTGACGGCGTACGCCGCGAAGACGGCGATCACGACGGAGCAGGCGGTCGCCGCACCGGCCACGATCAGCGAGTTCATGAAGTACTTGGCGAGCGGGATGGTGTGCCAGATGTCGATGTACGGGCGCACGGTGAGCCCGCTGGGGATCCAGTGGAACTGTCCGGCCACGTCCTTGAGGGGTTTGAGCGAGCTGGTGACCATCACGTAGACGGGCAGCAGGACGAAGGCGGCCAGGAGGACGAGGAAGACCGCCCGCACCGCTTTGAAGGAGGCCGGCGGGTCGAGCGGCGACTTGGTTCGCGCACCGCTCGCGCCTCGTCGGCGGCCCTGGTCAGCCATCGGCTTTCCTCCGTCCCCGCGTCGTGAAGATCAGGTAGCCGGCCGTGACCACCAGGAGGAACAGCAGCAGCAGGACGGACATGGCCGAGCCGGTGCCGAAGTTCCAGGTCACGAAGCTGGATTGGTAGATGTGGATCGAGATCAGGTCGGCGGCGGGGGGCGCGGACTTGCCGAACATGACGAACGGCGTGGTGAAGTCGTTGAAGGTCCACAGGAACAGCACCAGGATCAGCACCTGGTTGACGGCCCCGACCGAGGGCAGGGTGATCCGGCGGATCTGCTGCCAGATGCCCGCCCCGTCCAGCGCGGCCGCCTCGTAGAGGTCCTTGGGGATGTTCTGGAGGGCGGCCATCACGATGAGGAACGCGAACGGCCAGCCCTTCCAGACCGATACGGTCAGCAGCGCCCAGAAGCTGTTGTCGCCCAGGAGCCAGAAGGTGTGCTCGGCGCCGCCGATGCCCAACTGGTCGTGGAGGACGTGGTTCACCAGCCCGTTGTCCCGCTGGAACATGAACGCCCAGGTGATGACCGCGGCGTAGCCGGGGAGCGCGTAGGGGATCAGGAACAGGGCGCGCAGGACACCGCGGCCCCGGAAGGTCTCCTGCATGAACACGGCGGCGGCGGTGCCGAGGAACCAGCACAGGCCCACCGAGAGCAGGGTGAACAGGCAGGTGGTGAAGAAGGAGCCGAGCAGGGCCTCGCCGACGGGCTTGTTGATGTCCACGGCGAGTTCGTAGTTGTCGAAGCCCGTCCAGGGGGCTCTGGACCAGTCCCGGATGAAGAACTGGGTCAGCTGCCGGAAGCTCATCGCGATGCCCATCGCCATCGGGACGAGGTGGATGAGCAGTTCGAGGAGGAGGGCGGGCAGGAGCAGGAGGTAGGGCAGGGCGGCGCGACGCACGCGCCCGGTGCGGCGCACCCGGGCAGTGGTACGCCGCACCCTCCCCTTCATGGTGAGGGGAGGGACCGGTTCCTCCACCGGTTGTCCCCCTGCTTGCTCTGCCGCTTGTTCTGCTGTTTGTTCTGCTGTTTGTTCTGCTGCGGGCATGGGACGGGGCTCACTTCTGCATCTGCTGCTGGGCCTTGGTGAGCTTCGCCTTGACCGAGTCGGTGGTCACCGGACGGCCGGCCGCGGCGTCCGCGAAGAGCTCCTTGACGGCGGTGCCGACGGCCGTCTCGAACTGCGACTCCTCGGGGACCTGCGGCAGCGGGGCCGCGCTGGTGGAGAGGGTGTTGCGGAGCACCGTGAGGTCTGCGTTGGCGAAGGCCGGGTCGGTCTGGGCGGCCTTGACGGGCGGGATGGAGCCGTAGGTCTTGTTGAGGAGCTTCTGCTCCTCGTCGCCGGTCATGAACTTCACGAACTTCAGCGAGCCGTCGAGGTTGTCGGTGTTCTTGAAGACGGCCATGTTGATGCCGGCGACCATGGAGTTGGTGTTCTTGCCGGCGCCGGGGGCGCCGCCGGCCGGGACCGGGACGGGGGCCACGCCCCAGTCGCCCTCCTTCATCCCGTGGGACTTGAAGCTGCTGGCCGCGCTCTGCCACAGGACCATGGCCGTCTTGCCGCTCGCGAAGTCCGAGAGGGACTGGTTCTTGTCGTACTCGGCGTTGCCCGGGGCGATGATCTTGTCCTTGGCCATCAGGTCCACGTACTGCTTGACGGCGTCGACGTTCTCCGGGGTGTCGAAGGTGGGCTTGCCGCCCGCGTCGAAGAAGTTCGCGCCGTGCTGCTGGGAGAAGACGAAGGCCTGGTGGATGTTGTTGGAGAGGTTCGAACCTTCCGCGCCCAGCGCCCACTTGCCGTCCTTCGACAGCTTCTGGCCGATGGTGACCATCTCGTCCCAGGTGGCCGGGGGCTTCTCGATGCCCGCCTCCTGGAACATCTTCTTGTTGTAGTAGAGCGCGTACGACATCGAGTAGAGCGGGACGGCGGCCGGGTCCTTGCCCGCGGCGCCGGCCGAGCCTATGGCCGAGTCGACGAAGCGGCTCCTGCCGCCGATGGCGTCGAAGTTCTTGGCGTCCCAGGGCAGCAGGGCCCCGGTGGCCTGGAGCGAGGAGGACCAGGTGTTGCCGATGTTGAGGACGTCCGGGCCCTGACCGGAGGCGGTGGCGGCCAGGATCCGGTTCAGCAGGTCCGCCCAGGGGACCACCTCGAGCTTGACCTTGATGCCGGTCTGCTCCTCGAACTTCTTCAGCTCCGGGCCGAGGGTCGCCTGGTCCGCCGCGATGTCGGGGCCCTGGTTGGAGGCCCAGTAGGTGAGCTCCTTGGGGGCCGTGTTGGAACCGCTCCCATTGTCCGCGGTTCCGCCCCCGCAGGCGGTGGCGGCTGCGAGCATGGAGACGGTGACGGCGGTGACGGCGACGGCTCGGGTTCTGCGCATGGCGGCTCGGTCCCTTTCGGCAACGTGCTACAGACTTCGACGACAAGGCCGGTGGCGTGACGTGAAAACCGGGTGCGAACCGGGTCTCGGCCACTCCGTTTGTTCCAGGCCTTAATTTAGGACGTGAGTTAAGCCTCGTGAAAGGGTCGCGTCAAGGGGTCGCGCAAGGGTATGTTGCGATCGATGTCAGGGCGGAAGGAGCCACATGACCACGGGGCGCAGTGGACGTACGGTGCGGGACCTGCGAAGGGGCAACCGCAGCGCCGTGCTGCAGCGGTTGTACTTCGGCGGGCCGATGAGCCGGCAGGAGCTGGGCCCCGCGACCGGGCTCAGCTCGGGATCCGTCAGCAACGTAGTCGGCGAACTCGTCGCGGACGGCCTCCTGGAGGAAGCCGGCATCGTCGACTCCGACGGCGGGCGCCCGCGTACGCTGCTGCGCATCGCCCCCAACAGCGCGCACATGATCGGCATCGACGTCGGCGAAACCCGTGTCAGGGTCGAGCTGTTCGACCTCACCCTCACCGAACTGGCCCGCACCGAAATGCCGTTGGAACCGCGTGGCTGCTACGACGTCGGCCCGATCGTCGACCACGTGCGGACCGGGATCGCCACCGTGCTCGCGGAAGCCGGGGTGGGCACGCAGCGGCTCCTGGGCGTCGGGATCGGCGTCCCCGGCATCGTGGACCGCGACGCGCCCGGCGGAACCGTCGTGCACGGCCAGACCATCGGCTGGGACGCGGTCCCCCTCGAAGCACTGCTGCGCGAAACGGGAGCCGTACCGCCCGAGGTCCCGTACATCATCGACAACGGGGCCCGCACGCTCGGCCAGGCGGAGATGTGGTTCGGGGCCGGGCGCGGGGCGCGGGACGCGGTGGTCGTCCTCTTCGGCTCCGGCGTCGGCGCGAGCCTGATCACCGACGGCTCCCCGGACGGGGGCACCACCGAGGGCACCCCGCTGGAGTGGGGCCACCTGACGGTCCAGGTCCGGGGACGGCGCTGCCGGTGCGGGGCCCTGGGATGCCTGGAGGCGTACACGGGGGCCGAGTCCCTGCTGGCACGCTGGGCGGAGCGGGGCGGAGACCCGGGGGCCGGGTCGGGGCACGAGGAGGATGCCCTGGCCGCGCTGCTCGCGGCGGCCCGCGCGAACGACCCGGTGGCCCTGGAGGTCCTCGACGAAACCGCGGAGTACCTGGGAGCGGGCCTGTCGGACCTCATCAACCTCTTCCAGCCGGAGCGGATCCTGATCGGCGGCTGGGCGGGCCTGATGCTGGGCCCCCACATCCTCCCGGCGGTACGGGAACACGCGACCCGGTACTCCCTGCGCCACCCGGCCGCCCGGGTCACCATCGACATGGGCTCACTGGGCCCCGACGCGGTCACGGTGGGCGCGGCCACCCTCCCCCTGGCCGCCTTCTTCACCACGGGCGGCCGCCGCACCCCACCGGAATCCCCCGCGGAAGCCCCGGGCTGGCAGACGGCCCTGGAGGTCCGGGGGGAGGCGGCCAGGCGGGGGTAGCGGGGGTCGGGAACCCCCGTTGGAACGACCGACGCCATGCCTCAGGGATCCGGGCAGGACCTGAGGGCCGGTCGCCGTGGGCGGAGCCCGAGGGCAGGTCCGGGTCTGGGGCGGCCAGGGCAGGTCCGGGCAACCCCAAAACCCACCACGGGCGCAGCCCTGCATCGGGCGCAGCCCGGAAGCCGGGGACGGGCGCAGCCCTGCATCGGGCGCAGCCCGGAAGCCGGGGACGGGCGCAGCCCTGCATCGGGCGCAGCCCGGAAGCCGGGGACGGGCGCAGCCCTGCATCGGGTCCGGGCTTCGCCCGGGGAACGGTGGAAGGGCGGGGCGGGGAGAAGCCCCGCGCAGCGGCCCACCGGCACGCCCGGGCCTCCGGTCACCCGGAGTCGCGGATCACCAGCTCCGGCTCGAACAGCACCGCCACCGGCTCCGTGGCGGCCACGCCCGCGACCCGGTCCAGCAGCAGGCGGACCATCTCCGCCGCCATGTCCTCCACCGGCTGTCGGACCGTCGTCAGCCGGGGTCGGGCCGCCACCGCCGCGGCGGAGTCGTCGAAGCCGACCACCGCCACGTCCTCGGGAATCCGGCGGCCGTGCTCGCGCAGCACCAGGCAGGCACCCTGCGCCATCAGGTCGTTGGCCGCGAACACCCCGTCCAGGTCCGGCTGTTCGGCCAGCAGCACCCGCATCGCCTGCTCCCCGCCGTCCAGCGTGAAGTCCGCCTCGGCCACCCGCACGGCGGCGCCGCCACCACCCGGCAGCGCCTCGCGGAACCCAGCCACCCGCTCCCGGCTCGCCGGTACGTCCGCCGGGCCGCCGATCGCGACCAGCCGCCGACGGCCCCCCGCCAGCAGGTGCCGCGCGGCGAGCCCCCCGCCCTCGCGGTGCCTCAGGTCGACCCAGTCCAGCGGGACCGGGGTCGTGGGCCGCGCGAAGAGCACCGCGGGCAGGGCCGCCGCCGCGAGCATGCCGGGCAGCGGGTCGTGGCCGTCGGTGGTGACGAGCAGCGCGCCGTCCGCGCCGCCCTGCGCCAGGTACGCCAGCACCTGCGCCCGGTCCTGCTCCCCGTCGGCGAACATCAGCACCGGGTGCACCCCGCGCGGCCGCAGCGCCCGTACGACTCCGCTGACCACCCGCCCGAAGAACGGGTCCTGGAACACCCGGTCGGCGTCGGCTCCCGCACCCGACACCACCAGCGCGACCGCGCCCGAGCGCCGGGTCACCAGCGAGCGGGCCGCCCGGTTCGGTACGTACCCGGTCGCGGCGACGGCCTGCTGGACCGCATGCTGGATGACCGGGTCCACGTTGCGGACGCCGTTGACCACGCGCGACACCGTGGCCCGGGACACCCCGGCGGCGCGCGCCACGTCTTCCAGGGTCGGGGCCGTCCCGGCTCCGGCCCCGACCCCCGCGCTCGTTGCGTCCATGGCGGCACTGTAGCCGCCCGCGTTCAGACGTCGAGCCCGGCCCGCAGCGGGAGGTCGCCCGCGCTGCGACCGGCGAGGACGTCGAAGCGGCCCGGTTCGGTGACCCAGCCGCCGGAGCGGGGGCTCCAGTACTGGAGCGCGCGCACGGGGATCCGTACGTACGCCGTCACCCGCTCCCCCGACTCCGCCTCCACGGCCGCCCATCCGGCGAGCCAGCGCACGGGGCGTTCGACCGCCGAATCGGGGCGGGAGAGGTGGAGTTGGACGACTTGGCGGCCGCCGCGGGTGCCCGTGTTGCGAAGGGTCACGGGAACCTCGAACCCTCCGCCGGGGAGCGGTTCGGGCGCGCCGATCCGCTCGAACTCCCAGGTGGTGTAGCCGAGTCCGTGCCCGAACCAGTACGCGGGCTGCGCACCGGCGCGCAGCCAGCCGCGGTGGCCGATGTGCAGCCCTTCCTCGTACGGGAGTTGGCCGTCGATGGGCTGCGTGGTGCGTACGGGAGCCTCGGCGAGGGCGGCCGGCCAGGTGGTGGGGAGGCGTCCGCCGGGTTCGACACGGCCGAGGAGCACGTCGGCGACGGCGTGCCCGCCCTCCTGGCCGGGGAACCAGGTGAGCAGCACGGCTCCGGCGGCCTCACGCCAGGGCAGTTCGACGGGCCCGCCGGAGTTGACCACGACGACGGTACGAGGATTCGCGCGGGCGATCTCCACCACCAACTCGTCCTGGGTCGCGGGCAGTCGGAGCGACTCGCGGTCGAAGCCCTCGGACTCCCCGCCCTCGGTGGTGCCGACGACCACGACGACGGCATCGGCGAGCCGGGCGGCGGCCACGGCGGCCGCCCGGGCCCCGGCCGGATCGGGTACCGGCGGGGCGGCGGTGAGGACGGTGGCCCGGCCGGTGCCGGGGGCGAGCTCGCGGCGGGCGACGACGTGCACGGGGCGGCCCGCGGTGAGCGGGACCCGGACGGTGGCCTGGGGCGGGCGGACGTGGATGACGGCCGGATCGTCGGTCCCGGGCGGGAACTCGCCGGCGAGCAGGGTCGTTCCCTCCACAGTGAGCCGGAGTGCGCCGAAGCCGCCGAGCCCGAGGGTCCAGGGTCCGGTCGCGTCGGGGTGGAGTACGGCGGCGAGCTCGACAGTGTGGGCGCCGGGCGGCAGGGCGGGTTCCAGGACCCGCCCGGACGGCTGGTGCGCCGAGCAGAGCACTGCCCCGGCGGCGTCGAGCACGCGCAGCCGCACGCC contains these protein-coding regions:
- a CDS encoding GH1 family beta-glucosidase; this translates as MTLSETRFETAAIGPTALDPAVAIDLAALPREFAWGTATSAYQIEGAVAEDGRAPSIWDTFTRTPGAIDGGHTGDTACDHYHRWREDIGLMRGLGTNAYRLSVAWPRVVPGGDGPVNAKGLDFYDQLIDGLLAAGIEPSVTLYHWDLPQALQDRGGWPERATAEHFASYAGVVAERLGDRVTQWATLNEPLCSAWIGHLEGRMAPGWTDLTAAVRASYHLLLGHGLAAQAIRAAAPGAQIGIVNNLSTVEPASDSESDRAAARRMDGHVNRWWLDPVHGRGFPADMLEVYGVDLPEQPGDLDTIAAPLDWIGLNYYFPQIVAADPHGPAPHARMIDRPGVPRTAMDWEVDAGGLETLIMRLTEEYGARRILITENGSSYADTVSADGSVHDPERTAYLSAHLAACARAARRGAPLAGYYAWSLLDNFEWAYGYDKRFGLVHVDYDTQRRTVKTSGRHYADVIAAHRAL
- a CDS encoding carbohydrate ABC transporter permease produces the protein MADQGRRRGASGARTKSPLDPPASFKAVRAVFLVLLAAFVLLPVYVMVTSSLKPLKDVAGQFHWIPSGLTVRPYIDIWHTIPLAKYFMNSLIVAGAATACSVVIAVFAAYAVSRYRFRGKRLFTVTVLSTQMFPGILFLLPLFLIFVNIGNSTGIALYGSRGGLILTYLTFSLPFSIWMLIGYFDSVPRDLDEAATVDGCGPLGALFRVVIPAAVPGIVAVTVYAFMTAWGEVLFASVMTNDETRTLAIGLQGYSTQNDVYWNQIMAASLVVSVPVVAGFLLLQRYLVAGLTAGAVK
- a CDS encoding carbohydrate ABC transporter permease, with the translated sequence MKGRVRRTTARVRRTGRVRRAALPYLLLLPALLLELLIHLVPMAMGIAMSFRQLTQFFIRDWSRAPWTGFDNYELAVDINKPVGEALLGSFFTTCLFTLLSVGLCWFLGTAAAVFMQETFRGRGVLRALFLIPYALPGYAAVITWAFMFQRDNGLVNHVLHDQLGIGGAEHTFWLLGDNSFWALLTVSVWKGWPFAFLIVMAALQNIPKDLYEAAALDGAGIWQQIRRITLPSVGAVNQVLILVLFLWTFNDFTTPFVMFGKSAPPAADLISIHIYQSSFVTWNFGTGSAMSVLLLLFLLVVTAGYLIFTTRGRRKADG
- a CDS encoding ABC transporter substrate-binding protein; the protein is MRRTRAVAVTAVTVSMLAAATACGGGTADNGSGSNTAPKELTYWASNQGPDIAADQATLGPELKKFEEQTGIKVKLEVVPWADLLNRILAATASGQGPDVLNIGNTWSSSLQATGALLPWDAKNFDAIGGRSRFVDSAIGSAGAAGKDPAAVPLYSMSYALYYNKKMFQEAGIEKPPATWDEMVTIGQKLSKDGKWALGAEGSNLSNNIHQAFVFSQQHGANFFDAGGKPTFDTPENVDAVKQYVDLMAKDKIIAPGNAEYDKNQSLSDFASGKTAMVLWQSAASSFKSHGMKEGDWGVAPVPVPAGGAPGAGKNTNSMVAGINMAVFKNTDNLDGSLKFVKFMTGDEEQKLLNKTYGSIPPVKAAQTDPAFANADLTVLRNTLSTSAAPLPQVPEESQFETAVGTAVKELFADAAAGRPVTTDSVKAKLTKAQQQMQK
- a CDS encoding ROK family protein, which encodes MTTGRSGRTVRDLRRGNRSAVLQRLYFGGPMSRQELGPATGLSSGSVSNVVGELVADGLLEEAGIVDSDGGRPRTLLRIAPNSAHMIGIDVGETRVRVELFDLTLTELARTEMPLEPRGCYDVGPIVDHVRTGIATVLAEAGVGTQRLLGVGIGVPGIVDRDAPGGTVVHGQTIGWDAVPLEALLRETGAVPPEVPYIIDNGARTLGQAEMWFGAGRGARDAVVVLFGSGVGASLITDGSPDGGTTEGTPLEWGHLTVQVRGRRCRCGALGCLEAYTGAESLLARWAERGGDPGAGSGHEEDALAALLAAARANDPVALEVLDETAEYLGAGLSDLINLFQPERILIGGWAGLMLGPHILPAVREHATRYSLRHPAARVTIDMGSLGPDAVTVGAATLPLAAFFTTGGRRTPPESPAEAPGWQTALEVRGEAARRG
- a CDS encoding LacI family DNA-binding transcriptional regulator, translated to MDATSAGVGAGAGTAPTLEDVARAAGVSRATVSRVVNGVRNVDPVIQHAVQQAVAATGYVPNRAARSLVTRRSGAVALVVSGAGADADRVFQDPFFGRVVSGVVRALRPRGVHPVLMFADGEQDRAQVLAYLAQGGADGALLVTTDGHDPLPGMLAAAALPAVLFARPTTPVPLDWVDLRHREGGGLAARHLLAGGRRRLVAIGGPADVPASRERVAGFREALPGGGGAAVRVAEADFTLDGGEQAMRVLLAEQPDLDGVFAANDLMAQGACLVLREHGRRIPEDVAVVGFDDSAAAVAARPRLTTVRQPVEDMAAEMVRLLLDRVAGVAATEPVAVLFEPELVIRDSG